Proteins from one Sphingopyxis terrae subsp. terrae NBRC 15098 genomic window:
- a CDS encoding YezD family protein produces the protein MTSSQDPSPGEREPPSRAVQAVLDALEKLRFGAIQLTVHEGRLVQVDVTERHRYPN, from the coding sequence ATGACGTCGTCCCAAGACCCATCGCCCGGCGAGCGCGAGCCGCCCTCGCGCGCGGTTCAAGCCGTGCTCGATGCGCTTGAAAAGCTCCGCTTCGGCGCCATCCAACTAACTGTCCATGAAGGGCGGCTGGTGCAGGTCGATGTGACCGAACGGCACCGCTACCCCAACTGA